In one Carettochelys insculpta isolate YL-2023 chromosome 6, ASM3395843v1, whole genome shotgun sequence genomic region, the following are encoded:
- the VPS37C gene encoding vacuolar protein sorting-associated protein 37C isoform X3: MALGCFLAAHRNSCSLIKMETLRNLSVKELQELQENSEEIERLALESTEVQELQLEREMALATNRSLAEQNLEFQMPLETGRTNLSDRYQKLQKLAEQCQEQKAKLEKFSATMQPETLLNLLQVEGQRIEEESETMAEKFLEGEVPLEIFLEQFSSMRKLSHLRRVRVEKLQE; encoded by the exons ATGGCACTGGGGTGCTTCCTGGCGGCTCACAG GAATTCATGTTCCCTAATAAAGATGGAGACATTAAGGAACCTGTCTGTGAAGGAGCTCCAGGAACTCCAAGAGAATTCAGAGGAGATAGAACGTCTGGCACTGGAATCAACAGAG GTCCAGGAACTACAGCTGGAAAGGGAGATGGCCTTGGCCACAAACCGGAGCCTAGCAGAGCAGAACCTGGAGTTCCAGATGCCTCTGGAAACTGGGCGCACAAACCTGTCCGACAGATATCAGAAGCTGCAGAAGCTGGCTGAACAGTGCCAGGAACAAAAGGCAAAACTGG AGAAATTCTCTGCAACGATGCAGCCTGAGACCCTGTTAAATCTTCTACAGGTGGAGGGCCAGAGGATCGAAGAGGAATCAGAG ACTATGGCTGAGAAGTTCCTGGAGGGTGAAgtaccactggagatatttcttGAGCAATTTTCCTCCATGAGGAAGCTGTCCCACCTGCGACGTGTCAGAGTGGAAAAGCTCCAAGAG TGA
- the LOC142014822 gene encoding pepsin A-like has product MKWLLLLSVVALPQCQLTKVSLKKGKSLRQNLKKHDLLEDFLKKNPYNLASKYFPGMASQNATEPLSNYMDVEYYGTISIGTPPQEFSVLFDTGSSNLWVPSIYCSSPACTNHNRFNPSDSSTYEATNDSLSIQYGSGSMTGILAYDTVRVAGIVDTNQTFGLSETEPGTAFEYSEFDGILGLAFPSIASSGATPVFDNMMNESLVSQDLFSVYLSSNNQSGSFVMFGDIDSSYYSGSLNWIPLSAETYWQITMDSLTINGETIACSNSCQAIIDTGTSLLAGPPTDIFNIESYLGISDGMVGQGVNCSAMSSLPDIVFTINGIEFPVPASAYITDESGSCSSGFETIDIPTSSGELWILGDVFISQYYVVFDRANNQVALAPAV; this is encoded by the exons GGTCTCCCTGAAGAAAGGGAAATCCCTGAGGCAGAACCTTAAGAAACATGACTTGCTGGAGGATTTCCTAAAGAAAAACCCTTACAACCTGGCTTCCAAGTATTTCCCCGGCATGGCCAGCCAGAACGCTACTGAGCCCCTATCAAACTACATGGAC GTTGAGTACTACGGAACCATCTCTATTGGCACCCCACCCCAGGAGTTCTCTGTCCTCTTTGACACTGGTTCCTCCAACTTGTGGGTGCCCTCCATttactgctccagcccagcctgca CAAACCACAACCGCTTCAACCCATCAGACTCTTCCACCTATGAGGCCACCAATGACAGCCTCTCCATCCAGTATGGCAGTGGCAGCATGACTGGAATCCTGGCCTATGACACCGTCCGG gTTGCAGGCATTGTGGACACCAATCAGACCTTTGGCTTGAGTGAAACTGAGCCTGGAACAGCCTTTGAGTATTCTGAATTTGATGGGATCTTGGGTCTGGCGTTCCCCAGCATCGCCTCTTCTGGAGCTACCCCTGTCTTTGACAACATGATGAATGAGAGTTTGGTATCCCAGGACCTCTTCTCTGTCTACCTGAGCTC CAATAACCAGAGCGGGAGCTTCGTGATGTTTGGTGACATTGACTCATCTTACTACTCTGGCAGCCTCAACTGGATCCCTCTGTCTGCTGAGACTTACTGGCAAATCACCATGGACAG CCTGACCATCAATGGAGAGACCATCGCTTGCTCTAATAGCTGCCAGGCCATCATTGACACTGGCACTTCTCTGCTGGCTGGGCCCCCTACTGACATCTTCAACATTGAATCCTACCTTGGCATCAGCGATGGCATGGTAGGGCAGGGA GTTAACTGCAGTGCCATGAGCAGCTTGCCTGACATTGTCTTCACCATCAATGGCATTGAGTTCCCTGTGCCTGCCAGTGCCTACATCACTGAT GAATCAGGTTCTTGCTCCTCTGGCTTTGAAACCATTGACATTCCCACCTCCTCTGGAGAGCTCTGGATCCTTGGAGATGTCTTCATCAGCCAGTACTATGTTGTCTTTGACAGGGCCAATAACCAGgtggccctggcccctgcagtATGA
- the VPS37C gene encoding vacuolar protein sorting-associated protein 37C isoform X1 translates to MALGCFLAAHRNSCSLIKMETLRNLSVKELQELQENSEEIERLALESTEVQELQLEREMALATNRSLAEQNLEFQMPLETGRTNLSDRYQKLQKLAEQCQEQKAKLEKFSATMQPETLLNLLQVEGQRIEEESETMAEKFLEGEVPLEIFLEQFSSMRKLSHLRRVRVEKLQEVLRKSKATQEPASDSHFKPQHPGPADEQQPQPFPSGTPSFPLPYSPAPCMPVGPTAQGALQPAPFSGAPAVVGPLISSQPSTPPTFPYKPPPAPAYPHAPPGGSTPAYSQTGGSSSALEYPWSQCRGPPAVSGYPQPQPRAPAGPGYPQPPYFPPGGGRPQCPYPTQPPLPSFPVQSQPPYPSASHSPFGYPPPPPPQGPAWRGY, encoded by the exons ATGGCACTGGGGTGCTTCCTGGCGGCTCACAG GAATTCATGTTCCCTAATAAAGATGGAGACATTAAGGAACCTGTCTGTGAAGGAGCTCCAGGAACTCCAAGAGAATTCAGAGGAGATAGAACGTCTGGCACTGGAATCAACAGAG GTCCAGGAACTACAGCTGGAAAGGGAGATGGCCTTGGCCACAAACCGGAGCCTAGCAGAGCAGAACCTGGAGTTCCAGATGCCTCTGGAAACTGGGCGCACAAACCTGTCCGACAGATATCAGAAGCTGCAGAAGCTGGCTGAACAGTGCCAGGAACAAAAGGCAAAACTGG AGAAATTCTCTGCAACGATGCAGCCTGAGACCCTGTTAAATCTTCTACAGGTGGAGGGCCAGAGGATCGAAGAGGAATCAGAG ACTATGGCTGAGAAGTTCCTGGAGGGTGAAgtaccactggagatatttcttGAGCAATTTTCCTCCATGAGGAAGCTGTCCCACCTGCGACGTGTCAGAGTGGAAAAGCTCCAAGAGGTATTGAGGAAGTCCAAAGCTACACAGGAACCAGCCAGTGACTCTCATTTTAAACCCCAGCATCCTGGTCCTGCAgatgagcagcagccacagccctttccatcaggaacaccatccttCCCTTTGCCATATAGTCCAGCCCCATGCATGCCTGTAGGCCCTACGGCCCAAGGAGCTCTCCAACCTGCTCCTTTCTCTGGAGCACCAGCTGTAGTGGGACCCCTAATTTCCTCTCAGCCAAGCACCCCACCCACATTTCCCTATAAACCGCCTCCTGCTCCCGCATACCCACATGCCCCACCTGGAGGTTCAACACCAGCATACTCTCAGACAGGAGGCTCATCTTCAGCACTGGAGTACCCTTGGTCTCAATGCAGAGGTCCACCAGCTGTCTCAGGTTACCCtcaaccccagcccagagctccagctggacCAGGATACCCACAGCCTCCATATTTCCCACCAGGAGGAGGAAGACCACAGTGTCCCTACCCAACCCAGCCACCACTACCTAGTTTCCCAGTTCAGTCCCAACCTCCGTATCCTTCAGCTTCACATTCTCCATTTGGAtacccaccacctcccccacctcAAGGGCCTGCTTGGCGTGGATACTAG
- the VPS37C gene encoding vacuolar protein sorting-associated protein 37C isoform X2: protein METLRNLSVKELQELQENSEEIERLALESTEVQELQLEREMALATNRSLAEQNLEFQMPLETGRTNLSDRYQKLQKLAEQCQEQKAKLEKFSATMQPETLLNLLQVEGQRIEEESETMAEKFLEGEVPLEIFLEQFSSMRKLSHLRRVRVEKLQEVLRKSKATQEPASDSHFKPQHPGPADEQQPQPFPSGTPSFPLPYSPAPCMPVGPTAQGALQPAPFSGAPAVVGPLISSQPSTPPTFPYKPPPAPAYPHAPPGGSTPAYSQTGGSSSALEYPWSQCRGPPAVSGYPQPQPRAPAGPGYPQPPYFPPGGGRPQCPYPTQPPLPSFPVQSQPPYPSASHSPFGYPPPPPPQGPAWRGY from the exons ATGGAGACATTAAGGAACCTGTCTGTGAAGGAGCTCCAGGAACTCCAAGAGAATTCAGAGGAGATAGAACGTCTGGCACTGGAATCAACAGAG GTCCAGGAACTACAGCTGGAAAGGGAGATGGCCTTGGCCACAAACCGGAGCCTAGCAGAGCAGAACCTGGAGTTCCAGATGCCTCTGGAAACTGGGCGCACAAACCTGTCCGACAGATATCAGAAGCTGCAGAAGCTGGCTGAACAGTGCCAGGAACAAAAGGCAAAACTGG AGAAATTCTCTGCAACGATGCAGCCTGAGACCCTGTTAAATCTTCTACAGGTGGAGGGCCAGAGGATCGAAGAGGAATCAGAG ACTATGGCTGAGAAGTTCCTGGAGGGTGAAgtaccactggagatatttcttGAGCAATTTTCCTCCATGAGGAAGCTGTCCCACCTGCGACGTGTCAGAGTGGAAAAGCTCCAAGAGGTATTGAGGAAGTCCAAAGCTACACAGGAACCAGCCAGTGACTCTCATTTTAAACCCCAGCATCCTGGTCCTGCAgatgagcagcagccacagccctttccatcaggaacaccatccttCCCTTTGCCATATAGTCCAGCCCCATGCATGCCTGTAGGCCCTACGGCCCAAGGAGCTCTCCAACCTGCTCCTTTCTCTGGAGCACCAGCTGTAGTGGGACCCCTAATTTCCTCTCAGCCAAGCACCCCACCCACATTTCCCTATAAACCGCCTCCTGCTCCCGCATACCCACATGCCCCACCTGGAGGTTCAACACCAGCATACTCTCAGACAGGAGGCTCATCTTCAGCACTGGAGTACCCTTGGTCTCAATGCAGAGGTCCACCAGCTGTCTCAGGTTACCCtcaaccccagcccagagctccagctggacCAGGATACCCACAGCCTCCATATTTCCCACCAGGAGGAGGAAGACCACAGTGTCCCTACCCAACCCAGCCACCACTACCTAGTTTCCCAGTTCAGTCCCAACCTCCGTATCCTTCAGCTTCACATTCTCCATTTGGAtacccaccacctcccccacctcAAGGGCCTGCTTGGCGTGGATACTAG